One genomic segment of Equus przewalskii isolate Varuska chromosome 13, EquPr2, whole genome shotgun sequence includes these proteins:
- the MYOZ3 gene encoding myozenin-3: MIPKEQKGPVMAAMEDLAGPVPVLDLGKKLSVPQDLMMEELSLRNNRGSLLFQKRQRRVQKFTFEFAASQRATVAGSAKGKVPGAAEPGTVTNGPEGQNYRSELHIFPASPGGPEDAQPAASGAKSARSPSALAPGYAEPLKSVPPEKFNHTAIPKGYRCPWQEFISYRDYQSDGRSHTPSPAEYRNFNKTPVPFGGPLVGEAVPRAGTSFIPELTSGLELLRLRPSFNRVAQGWVRNLPESEDL; encoded by the exons ATGATCCCCAAGGAGCAGAAGGGGCCCGTGATGGCTGCCATGGAGGACCTCGCTGGACCAG TCCCTGTGCTGGACCTGGGCAAGAAGCTGAGCGTGCCCCAGGACCTGATGATGGAAGAGCTGTCGCTCCGCAACAACCGGGGATCCCTCCTCTTCCAGAAGAGGCAGCGCCGCGTGCAGAAATTCACCTTTGAGTTTGCAGCCAGCCAGCGGGCG ACCGTGGCCGGAAGCGCCAAGGGGAAGGTGCCTGGAGCAGCAGAGCCCGGGACG GTCACCAACGGCCCCGAGGGGCAGAACTACCGCTCGGAGCTCCACATCTTCCCGGCCTCGCCCGGGGGCCCCGAGGACGCGCAGCCCGCAGCCTCCGGGGCAAAGAGCGCCCGCAGCCCCAGCGCCCTGGCGCCAG GCTACGCGGAGCCCCTGAAGAGCGTCCCGCCCGAGAAGTTCAACCACACGGCCATCCCCAAGGGCTACCGCTGCCCGTGGCAGGAGTTCATCAGCTACCGGGACTACCAGAGCGACGGCCGAAGTCACACCCCTAGCCCGGCCGAGTATCGGAATTTCAACAA GACCCCGGTGCCCTTTGGAGGACCCCTGGTGGGGGAGGCCGTGCCCAGGGCAGGCACCTCCTTCATCCCAGAGCTCACCAGCGGCTTGGAACTCCTCCGCCTGAGGCCCAGCTTCAACAGAGTGGCCCAGGGCTGGGTCCGCAACCTCCCGGAGTCCGAGGATCTGTAG